Proteins encoded by one window of Lathyrus oleraceus cultivar Zhongwan6 chromosome 1, CAAS_Psat_ZW6_1.0, whole genome shotgun sequence:
- the LOC127083377 gene encoding basic form of pathogenesis-related protein 1 — protein MGSFSILCILSLILIVSCSNITSAQDSPADYLKPHNAARSAIEGFNIPNLVWDNKIAAFAQNYANQRKDCKVIPSGGNGGHYGENLAISNGYISGAEAVKLWVDEQPHFDHYNNKCIDGECLHYTQVIWNDSLRVGCGKVKCDNGGTFITCNYYPPGNIPGQDPF, from the coding sequence ATGGGTTCATTTTCGATATTGTGTATTTTAAGTTTGATACTCATTGTGAGTTGCAGTAACATTACAAGCGCCCAAGACTCACCAGCCGATTATTTGAAACCGCACAACGCAGCAAGATCAGCTATTGAAGGTTTTAACATTCCAAATCTTGTTTGGGACAACAAAATTGCAGCTTTTGCACAAAACTATGCTAATCAACGCAAGGATTGTAAAGTGATTCCCTCGGGTGGTAATGGTGGACACTATGGTGAGAATCTTGCCATTAGCAATGGCTACATAAGTGGTGCGGAAGCAGTGAAATTGTGGGTGGATGAACAACCTCACTTTGATCATTATAATAACAAATGCATTGATGGTGAATGTCTTCATTATACTCAGGTGATTTGGAATGATTCATTACGTGTTGGATGTGGCAAAGTAAAATGTGATAATGGAGGCACATTTATTACTTGCAATTATTATCCTCCTGGCAACATTCCAGGACAAGATCCATTCTAA